DNA from Ictalurus punctatus breed USDA103 chromosome 7, Coco_2.0, whole genome shotgun sequence:
gttcattcttttgtcacgtcacatttgtcacgtctgttcctCGGAAACAGAAAgtattagttcacctctcgagtcttcgggtttgagtcgttcgttcatcatgtcacagccccactgcattcagtcTACGGAGCTGTGACGGGAGGAACGAACGACTCAAACCCGAAGACTCAGGatgtgaactaatcatttctgtttcctgtacagaacctacAGGGATGTTGCAGCGCATGCACGGTCaacaaaaaatgaacaaatcgcTCTCTGAGACATCTCGTTGTTCCcgggtcatattaaagatttgttcaaaatgaacgaatcgttcatgaacgacacatcactagcAGACATTAGTGCAGAGAGCAGATGCTGAAGCGGAATGCAGTGTCAGGGGAGACAAGCGGTGCTGTCTTACAGAAACACGTCCACTGGACAAGCTAGATATTGTCACGAGCATCGCAAATGCTTGTAtagagaagaaataaaacattaaagctGCTAATGTGTTACTACTATGAATGGTTTTGTTATGAGAAGATGTTTTACAGTagcatttgttgttttgtacAACATATTCTGATTGTCCCATACATGTAGGCTTATCTTTATTCTTATAACTATTTACAGTAATTACCCAATAATGTTGAAGATCCTATAGTTTGTTCTTTACAAATGCGTATTACTCTGAGATATGATACACTAGGCTAGGCTCACTGAATCTGACATGTCAGAATTTATAGCTACCGAAATATGTTACCCCTCTTTATTTCATAATAACTGACTATATggagcatggagtgtgaaatcTGAGTCTAAGTTTACTATTTACACACGgtggttagcataacgttagctcggTTACTATCAAACgtggctaattttagtatttacatacagcggttagcataacgttagttCGCTTACTATccaacacggctaattttatcatttacacacagtggttagcacaacgttagctcgcttatTAACGAAtgcggctaattttagtatttacacacgaaaggacaaacagaaataaatcaCTAAAGTTTCAGAAGGAAAACATTGTATATTTCTCATCATTGACAGGCTCCTACTATCAGGTGTACAAGATTTCTCTTTTTGAAggagatcatttaaaaatgtttcttcTACAAATCCTCTTATAAATCCTAATGAATCTGATCGACTGATgatgatttaatattttttactgGCAAACTCacatctcactctgtgtgtttctctcagtggATGTGACTCTGGATCCTGATAAAGCTCATCCTGAACTCAGAGTGTCTCCTGATGGAAAACAAGTGATGGCTGGAGACCAGTGGCAGGATCGGCCTGATACACCACAGAGGTTTGCCGATTATGTTGATGTTGTGGGAAAGCGGAGTTTCTCTTCAAGGAGATTTTATTATGAGGTGCAGGTCAGCGGGAAAACTAAGTGGAATCTTGGAGTCGTGAGAGAGAACATTAACAGGAAGGAGAAGATTACATGGCGTCCTCAGGATGGATTCTGGACTGTGAAACTGAGGAATGAGAATGAGTACTGTGCTTGTGCTGGTCCCGATGTCCTCCTCACACTAAGAGAGAAAGTGGAGAAGGTGGGggtgtttgtggattatgagGAGGGTCTGGTCTCCTTTTATGATGTGAAGTCCAACTCTCATATCTACTCTTTCACTGCTCAGTCTTTCACTGACAAACTCTATCCTTACTTCTGTCCTGATTTAAATGAAAGAAGTGaaaattcagcaccactgatCATCTCTCCTGTACTTACGACTGAATGAATTTTCACCACATAGATTTAATCATCTATAAAATGGtgagaataaaaagaaatattttagtTTTCTGGTAAATTTTAGAAattcatacagtgggggaaTTAAGTATTGAATgcctcaacatttttttcagtaaatatatttccaatattCATGTCcaatattcacatgaaattttcgtcagactttggtattaactcaagaaatccacacatataaagaaatccaaacattaaagtccataaataaagttatgtgtaacgAAGAGGAatggcacaggaaaaaagtattgagcacgctaactgaaatttatttaatacttagtggagaagcctttgtttgtaatgacaactTCAatatgcttcctgtatgaataaatgaatgggccgcagtattcaggtgtgattttggcccattcttctaaacatattgtctttaaatcttgttcaattggattcgagtcaggtgattgactgggccattctaacaccttgatttttattctctgagagtttcctttgctgtatgctttggattgttgtcctgctggaaggtccacccacgtctcatcttcatcatcctggtggatggcagcagattcttctcaagtaTCTTCTGGTAAAgcctccattcatcgttccttcaattatatgaaatcTGCCAGTActatgcgatgaaaaacagccccacaccatgatgcttccacctccacacttcactgttggtgtagtgttttaagggtgatgtgcagtgccatttcttctccaaacatggtgtgtaatatgacagccaaaaagtttaattttgctctcatctgaccagactgcactctcccagtatttcataggcttgtccaaatgagttgtagcaaactttaaatgggCTTCGAAatgtcttttctttagtaatggagtcttgcggggtgagtgtgagcagtggagtgccttgcttattgttttctccgtgacgatggcacctgctgcctgcaagtgtttctggagctctttccgagtggtgcttgactcttgggctactcttctgaccattcttctgactccctggtcagaaatcttttAGGATCCCTTGTGCATGGCCAAGTTTAAAACATGTCGTAAATGAAAATTTGTCTGCAATTCGCTGTACACCATGTATATTTCTGGCAGATGTAGAAGGGACTGGGTAAACTCCCTAGCTTTCCACTATGCTGGCGGAAGTCACCATACACTGCTTTGGGTCAGAACGGAAGTTGCATGAAGTCATGTGAAAAGGGTCTATTGAGgattttttggacaaaaaaTTTGGTAGCAACAAGCCTCGAATCGGGTATCCTTTTTAACAGCTGAGATGTTTTAACAGTTTTCCGATTGTTCTGTATTGAAATtagaattctaaaaaacctttAAGTTAGTGGAAAATATTCTACCATCTCATGCAGAAAGCATGTACTTTGCTATATGTATATGATATTTCCcaaataaaataagaattttaattatattgttcaTTTCTAAAAAACCAGTATCCCACTCCATAAACTAAACCATTATATAAGTTACAGTGAAAAACTTGTAAAACTCACAAAGAAACTTGTGACCAGAATAGTTTGCTATAATaacaactgaaaaataaatgtaatattgttTCTGATTAAAAAGGATACTTGATGTATGTATGATTTGATTTTTTGATATAAGATACAGAATTTagattttactgttttatatatTCAACTGGTTTTGTATGACTTTGTATTCTCCTactgttatttaatttttattacaaaaaaaattatttaaaaaaaagggggggaggaCTCGAAAATTCCTCTTCAACCCAATGCTCACCGCTGCTCTTATTTTACTACTGTATATCACTATGCTACTACTCGCACATGGTCGTGTCAACgtaatatcaaaataaaagtctagTTCTACTGACTGGAATTTGTAAGCCCTCTACAGGTGCTACTGGGGGCAGAGTCACACACCTGCTGCAGCAAAATTCAACTCTGAGCTGCACATGCTCAAAAAACAACTATTGTTCTGATCACATTTTACTGGACAATCATACACACTCAACATAATGCTTATTTACTCTATTTCTAATTTactttactgtattttatattattttacattttaattgatggtgtatatacagtgaggggaaaaaagtatttgatcccctgctgattttgtacgtttgcccactgacaaagaaatgatcagtctataattttaatggtagatttatttgaacagtgagagacagaataacaacaagaaaatccagaaaaacgcatgtcaaaaatgctataaattgacttgcattttaatgagggaaataagtatttgaccccctctcaatcagaaagatttctggctcccaggtgtcttttatacaggtaacgagctgagattaggagcacactcttaaagggagtgctcctaatctcagtttattacctgtataaaagacacctgtccacagaagcaatcaatcaatcagattccaaactctccaccatggccaagaccaaagagctctccaaggatgtcagggataagattgtagacctacacaagtctggaatgggctacaagaccattgccaagcagcttggtgagaaggtgacaacagttggtacgattattcacaaatggaagaaacacaaaagaactgtcaatctccctcagcctggggctccatgcaagatctcacctcgtggagtttcaatgatcatgagaacagtgaggaatcagcccagaactacacgggaggatcttgtcaatgatctcaaggcagctgggaccatagtcaccaagaaaacaattggtaacacactacgccgtgaaggactgaaatcctgcagcgcccgcaagatccccctgctcaagaaagcacatatacatgcccgctgaagtttgccaatgaacatctgaatgattcagaggacaactgggcgaaagtgttgtggtcagatgagaccaaaatggagctctttggcaccaactcaactcgccgtgtttggaggaggaggaatgctgcctatgaccccaagaacaccatccccaccgtcaaacacggaggtggaaacattatgctttgggggtgtttttctgctaaggggacaggacaacttcaccgcatcaaagggacgatggacgggcccatgtaccgtcaaatcttgggtgagaacctccttccctcagccagggcattgaaaatgggtcgtggatgggtattccagcatgacaatgacccagaACACggggccaaggcaacaaaggagtggctcaagaaaaagcacattaaggtcctggagtggcctagccagtctccagaccttaatcccatagaaaatctgtggagggagctgaaggttcgagttgccaaacgtcagcctcgaaaccttaatgacttggagaagatctgcaaagaggagtgggacaaaacccctcctgagatgtgtgcaaacctggtggccaactacaagaaacgtctgacctctgtgattgccaacaagggttttgccaccaagtactaagtcatgttttgcagaggggtcaaatactttatttccctcaataaaatgcaaatcaatttataacatttttgacatgcgtttttctggattttttttgttgttattctgtctctcactgttcaaataaatctaccattaaaattatagactgatcatttctttgtcagtgggcaaacgtacaaaatcagcaggggatcaaatacttttttccctcactgtacatacattatttattacataattatTGTAACCCTTATACTTTGTCCTACACTggtgcttcttcttcttcttcttcttcttcttcttcttctttttcttcttcttcttcgtattgctttttattattattattatctattcaattctgtgtgaatgtgtgaaattGTTTATGCCTGTAACTTAATATTACCAATGCTTTGGCAATGTAAACTTTTTCACCATGGTAATAAAGCTACTTAAAATatccctctcattctctctctctctctcacacactcactcactcactcactcactcactctcactcacacacacacacacacacacacacacacacacacacgcacacgcacatttGACATATTTAAGCTTTTCTTGTATTAAATCTTATATTCTTTGCCATTTATCCTTTACCTGCTGTTCAAACGGCTCTTTCACAAGTGCATAACGTGTTTCAGACACAAGACATTCTTTACGGGCTTGCTGAAAATTATGATCttttgtaaagcactttgaattgCTTTTTGTATGAATGGTGCTGTATAaatagagatgatgatgatgatgatgatgatgatgatgatgatgatgatgatgatgatctacCCAAATCTCCCAAAAGCAGCAAAGGAACCAGGCCTGGACATTTTTTCTATTAGTCATTTTCCCCATTATTTTGTTATCAAAaggtttgatttatttaaaataatagtaataataataataataataataataataataataataataataataataataataaagaagagCTTTTTCTTTAAGTAGAGAATGATAAGTGCAAAAATTACCCTAATATACCCTTAGCTAGCaaacataatattttaaatagaatACCACAagcttgctgtgtgtgtgtgtgtgtgtgtgtgtgtgtgtgtgtgtgtgtgtgtgtgtgtgtgagattcagGGATGTGCCTGATTCTGATCGTATTGTTCTCATAGTTCATTATAGCAATGCTTAAAAATGttgtaaatattaattacagAATCATCCTGGCAACTCACCAGTCAGTAATGACTGTAGAGATAcaatatcatttttaaagtgCCAATGAAACGTGAACTTTGCTCCCTTTAGAGTGTAGAAATAAAAACTTCAATCTCACTAATAGATCAGAAGATAAACAGATTGGCTGCATAGGCAATCAGCACAGCCAAAATTTATATTCTAACTTTAACTTGCTATAAGTTAAGTTCAAAAAGTGTCTTATTACAATAAAGGGTGTAGATCACCCACAACCTCCTGTCGgggtggagaaaaaaagaaagagactgAAAGTGAAAGTGGTTGCTGTTGCAGCCGTTACGGATGTTTGTGAGAAACATACAAGCGTAGTCAAAGAGTTACaacattttcattcagtatgtCAAACTATAAGTTTGATGTGCTTTTTGAGGGAAACAACCTCTCAGATGGAGAATTGAAGAAGATTAGAAACTATTTTAAGATCAAGCGGCAGTCTGGAGGAGGAGAGTGTGGAGAAGTGGAAAAAGTGGGAGACAACACCTACAAGATAAGCTTCTTGGAAAAAACAGGTCAGTGAATATgattaaaatcacagaaattcagacattattattataattattattattattacaagacTTTTCTGCTCTAGTTCAGTTTTGTATAATGTATGCAAGAGTGTGTTTAAGAAAGTAgtgtaacattattattatcatcatcattattattattattattattattattattattattattacagcacaAGACAGAGTATTAAGCAAAACTGATCATGTAATAAAGCTCCATGGACAAGAAAATATTCACATATCGATAAAGCGTCATGACGTTAAAGAAGAGAAACAGGATGTACCACATACCACATCTGATCAACAAGTAGGTGTTGCATCACTTAACATGtatatggtgaaaaaaaaaaaaggaagtgcaTACTCCGATTTATAGGAAATGCTAAATGAGTTTTCAGAAAATGTATATActtgaaacatttaaaactacTTGTCACAATATAGGCAATAAATGCTTTCTTAAAATATCTGTAGTCACTCACATTAAAGTGGTATGCTTATTTAATGCATTCATTGTGTGTTATCCAGGCCACTGGGGATTCATCTCTGCAGAAAGTTTTTAAACTCGACCCATACTTACTGCACTTTCTGAAAGACAATTCAAGCGCAAAGTCAGATTTGGAGGAACAGCTCTCCTCTTTGCTGAGCTCCTTTAAGTTAGACATGGTGACTGAGACAGTAGTGGTAGTGAGGGAAGCAGTAAAGACAGGTCAACATGATGTTGTTCAGCAGAAGTGGGAAGCAAAGGTGGATTTATTGTTCTCAGACCTACAGGATCGCTACATCATCCATTTTGAGGTGGAGCCTAAGAGGCTAGAGATTATGCAAAAAAACTCTTCCCTATTCTCACAAAACATTGGAGTCTATGAAGAAAAAGATTTATCTGTGATTGTTGGAAAAATGAAGGAAGTGGAGAAGTTTTTGAAGGTTATAGATTCATTGCAGTTGCGGCAGCAAGCCCGTAAAGAATGTCTTGTGTCTGAAACACGTTATGCACTTGTGAAAGAGCCGTTTGAACAGCAGGTAAAGTCAGAATTTTCAAAGATCGAGATTACACAGGAGCGACCTGGCTGTCTTGTCCTAAAGGGTCCTGAAGAACAAGTCCATTCTGCAGCAACAAAGCTTCAAGAGTTGCTGAATCAAATTCATGAGAAAAAAATCCCACTATCTCAACTCCTCCAAGCATTTTTGTCATCTAGTGGTGCTATTCAGGTCTTTCAGACACGATTTCAACAGAATCTCTGTAGTCCAGTTTTGCTTGAGGTCACAGGCTCAAGCTCAAATCTGGTTCTGCTGAGTTTGTCCACAGGCGCACTTCAGGAAGCAGCAACTGCAATACAGAGAGACCTTTGTGTGGAGACGGTGCTGCTGGAGCAAGCTGAATTTGAGTCACCAGGAATAGATACTTTGAAGAATGCTTTGAGTCCCGCATTACAACAGGCTAATCATGGAACTTCTAAAGTGGAACTTAGCTACGAGCCAGGGCCAGGGTCCTACTCCAGAATGAAGGTGCAACTGGTGGGCTACAGCACTGAAGTCAATAAATTAAAAGATATTATACAGGACTACAAGCAAAACTATGTGGAATACAGTGACACTGTGCCTCTACCTTTAGCAGAAATGGTGtataatttctttgaacttcTGTCACTACTAGGTGTGACAGCAACTGATGTAAATCTAGTACCTACATCCTCACATGTCCACATCTCAGGACCTCGGTGTAAAGTAATTGATATGAAAAAGAAACTGCTTTCATCATTTAGTCATCTTATATGGGAGAGAATGTCAGTGGATGGTCCCGGAGTCCTGCAGTTCTTTCAAGGGGAAGGTTCAAATATACGAGAATTACTGCAGAGTTCCTGTCATGTTTTGATATCACTCAAAAATAATGTCCAAACAGGTGCTGCAACAGCCAGAAACACAACCTTTGCCAGCCTACCTGCCATACCTGCTTCTGTTTCACATCCAGGTTGCTCTGTGGCCCTGGAAATTGTATTTGGAGGTCTTGAAGATCAGCAGGTGAAACTaataactaattattaaaaccttaaaaagaaaaatcatctggtagtttttgtttgtttgtttttacatttttatctattataatatatacagaCAGATAATATTAAAGTAACATTTATCATTTCTTTGCAACAGGCTGATGTACTTGTTGCCCCCATGTTGAATACAAACTTGACCTCAACTAATGTTGGGAATTCCTTGTTAAAAAAAGCAGGGCAACAATTTAAGAATAATTTCGATGTTGCCAAAGGAAGATGCAGAATTACTCCTGGAGATGTGCTGGAGGTAGATGGGACTCCATTACGGTGCAGAAAGGTTTTCTTTATTGAGTGTGTAGCTTGGACTGGAAACGCACACAGCAGTGAACAGGTCAGAAGAGTGAAAAAGTCTCAGTGACTGTCAATTGTAATGTATATGACACTGCATATGACACTCttgtcattaattatttttataggCATTACGCTGTGGACTTGAACGTGCTCTGGCACTTTGTGAACAGCAGGCATGGAGCTCAGTTGCTTTTCCAGTAATTGGATCCGGAGTGGCACTAGCTGTACCTGTACAAAATGCTACTAACATCCTGACAGGGGCGATTGGGACTTTTGGCCAGGCTGGATCCGCTCGTTCTCTCAGGACCATACGAATTGTAATAATGCCTAATCACCCAGATTCTGAACAGGTAAGAGAATATCATTTGTCCATTTGACACAGATATCATGCATTTAGTTTTGAACTTGTTTTATTATACATGTGACATTTATATGATGGGGCATACTTTCATTATAACAACTAACTAACATTTGCACATTTGTCAACTTCCTCTTTTTCCTCATATTATTTGTCCACAAGACTCATA
Protein-coding regions in this window:
- the LOC108267985 gene encoding butyrophilin subfamily 1 member A1 isoform X1, which encodes MFFCVTLMILYRFMESQAAQGTHPVIMMESYDHSGGIDLVCESKGWNLEPEVLWLNRDGDTLPAKDTQIHKDTEGFSVKRHITVYDYSDSNKFYCRLLQGHHMMEAEIIINSKVFDTWKWAVAISVLACLIAVGWILTAVILHKTEPQRQKVKRDLTEKKNFVELQRQRMKCELAEKKKFAVDVTLDPDKAHPELRVSPDGKQVMAGDQWQDRPDTPQRFADYVDVVGKRSFSSRRFYYEVQVSGKTKWNLGVVRENINRKEKITWRPQDGFWTVKLRNENEYCACAGPDVLLTLREKVEKVGVFVDYEEGLVSFYDVKSNSHIYSFTAQSFTDKLYPYFCPDLNERSENSAPLIISPVLTTE
- the LOC108267985 gene encoding E3 ubiquitin-protein ligase TRIM39 isoform X3, which encodes MFFCVTLMILYRFMESQAGKVFDTWKWAVAISVLACLIAVGWILTAVILHKTEPQRQKVKRDLTEKKNFVELQRQRMKCELAEKKKFAVDVTLDPDKAHPELRVSPDGKQVMAGDQWQDRPDTPQRFADYVDVVGKRSFSSRRFYYEVQVSGKTKWNLGVVRENINRKEKITWRPQDGFWTVKLRNENEYCACAGPDVLLTLREKVEKVGVFVDYEEGLVSFYDVKSNSHIYSFTAQSFTDKLYPYFCPDLNERSENSAPLIISPVLTTE
- the LOC108267981 gene encoding protein mono-ADP-ribosyltransferase PARP14 — protein: MSNYKFDVLFEGNNLSDGELKKIRNYFKIKRQSGGGECGEVEKVGDNTYKISFLEKTAQDRVLSKTDHVIKLHGQENIHISIKRHDVKEEKQDVPHTTSDQQATGDSSLQKVFKLDPYLLHFLKDNSSAKSDLEEQLSSLLSSFKLDMVTETVVVVREAVKTGQHDVVQQKWEAKVDLLFSDLQDRYIIHFEVEPKRLEIMQKNSSLFSQNIGVYEEKDLSVIVGKMKEVEKFLKVIDSLQLRQQARKECLVSETRYALVKEPFEQQVKSEFSKIEITQERPGCLVLKGPEEQVHSAATKLQELLNQIHEKKIPLSQLLQAFLSSSGAIQVFQTRFQQNLCSPVLLEVTGSSSNLVLLSLSTGALQEAATAIQRDLCVETVLLEQAEFESPGIDTLKNALSPALQQANHGTSKVELSYEPGPGSYSRMKVQLVGYSTEVNKLKDIIQDYKQNYVEYSDTVPLPLAEMVYNFFELLSLLGVTATDVNLVPTSSHVHISGPRCKVIDMKKKLLSSFSHLIWERMSVDGPGVLQFFQGEGSNIRELLQSSCHVLISLKNNVQTGAATARNTTFASLPAIPASVSHPGCSVALEIVFGGLEDQQADVLVAPMLNTNLTSTNVGNSLLKKAGQQFKNNFDVAKGRCRITPGDVLEVDGTPLRCRKVFFIECVAWTGNAHSSEQALRCGLERALALCEQQAWSSVAFPVIGSGVALAVPVQNATNILTGAIGTFGQAGSARSLRTIRIVIMPNHPDSEQMNMAVNTGLNSMMVDHTGQAVFQSLISEIDEITIPVARCQVHLIFGDISNETTDVIVNTTDFNDLQTDVCSDILTIAGPQVRAAIKGVQVNKGEIHITQPGGFPCKAIMHVCGEKDTNIIKKLAHKILLDCEKNGYQSVAIPAICAGKGGLDARLVAQAILQGVKDATMQANLNTIKKIHIVLMKIHVFLEFKAMAQQIFGRFTQMTAPLLFTPHRAAPSSLTLDLSSLIQSLPDQHVTAEFLVVGLTNDEVSKACQELHQAYKRHCSSHFVSQEELKNLTLADIDDIKNVTSLGVQISKRGPDGLEVSGLTKGVNEFTQLIRGALVRQVREKEQDSIFSRVSWCILGSRGIWERLPKEAHHQLENRNVGGDILDAQAQKWTVNLTKMKATAITSRTVTKIKRLENLSDFVFPLYWDSMTTGEVLKVVPLQSSTKEYERVKSDFKRTVAKAVVKIERIQNVNLRRAYEVRKKELQDTNGTVGAGERVLYHGTTADACASIQRSNFNRRFAGQNATVYGLGTYFAVDASYSANPTYSVPSADGTQLMFVTLVLTGLYTQGKSGMMVPPPRSSQDPNDRFDSVVDNVNKPSMFVVFHDCQAYPDYLITFKC
- the LOC108267985 gene encoding butyrophilin subfamily 1 member A1 isoform X2, giving the protein MMESYDHSGGIDLVCESKGWNLEPEVLWLNRDGDTLPAKDTQIHKDTEGFSVKRHITVYDYSDSNKFYCRLLQGHHMMEAEIIINSKVFDTWKWAVAISVLACLIAVGWILTAVILHKTEPQRQKVKRDLTEKKNFVELQRQRMKCELAEKKKFAVDVTLDPDKAHPELRVSPDGKQVMAGDQWQDRPDTPQRFADYVDVVGKRSFSSRRFYYEVQVSGKTKWNLGVVRENINRKEKITWRPQDGFWTVKLRNENEYCACAGPDVLLTLREKVEKVGVFVDYEEGLVSFYDVKSNSHIYSFTAQSFTDKLYPYFCPDLNERSENSAPLIISPVLTTE